A genomic segment from Corythoichthys intestinalis isolate RoL2023-P3 chromosome 2, ASM3026506v1, whole genome shotgun sequence encodes:
- the rpl10 gene encoding large ribosomal subunit protein uL16: protein MGRRPARCYRYCKNKPYPKSRFCRGVPDPKIRIFDLGRKKAKVDEFPLCGHMVSDEYEQLSSEALEAARICANKYMVKTCGKDGFHIRMRLHPFHVIRINKMLSCAGADRLQTGMRGAFGKPQGTVARVHIGQVIMSVRTKAQNKEHVVEALRRAKFKFPGRQKIHISKKYGFTKFNATDFDDMLAEKRVIPDGCGVKYIPNKGPLSRWKAIHAV, encoded by the exons ATGGGCCGTCGACCAGCCCGCTG CTACAGGTACTGCAAGAACAAACCCTACCCCAAGTCCCGTTTCTGTAGGGGTGTGCCTG ACCCCAAGATCAGGATCTTTGacctgggcaggaagaaggccaAGGTGGATGAGTTTCCCCTGTGTGGCCACATGGTCTCTGATGAATATGAGCAGCTGTCCTCAGAAG CTCTGGAGGCTGCCCGTATCTGTGCTAACAAGTACATGGTGAAGACCTGCGGTAAAGATGGTTTCCACATCCGCATGCGTCTGCATCCTTTCCATGTCATCCGCATCAACAAAATGTTGTCCTGTGCCGGAGCTGACAG GCTCCAGACAGGAATGCGTGGTGCTTTTGGTAAGCCACAGGGCACAGTGGCCCGTGTGCACATTGGTCAGGTGATCATGTCTGTGCGTACCAAGGCCCAGAACAAGGAGCATGTGGTTGAAGCCCTGCGCAGAGCCAAGTTCAAGTTCCCTGGCCGCCAGAAG ATCCATATCTCCAAAAAGTATGGCTTCACCAAGTTCAATGCCACCGACTTTGATGACATGTTGGCTGAGAAACGTGTCATTCCCGATGGCTGTGGTGTCAAGTACATCCCCAATAAAGGACCTCTGTCCCGCTGGAAGGCCATCCATGCTGTTTAG